The nucleotide window CGTGGTAGGCGGTCGCCTCGAAACGCTGCTGCAGTTTCCCGTCGGCGCACATGGTGAGCTCGACGGGGATGGGGGAACAGCGCACGAGCGCCTTGACCGCCGGTTGGAGGCCGCGCCTGGACAGCAGCGCCGGGTGAAGGCCCCGGGCGATCCCCCGCAGGTCCTCCAGCGTCTCGTCCAGGGCCTGGCTCGTGTGGTGCAGCAGTTCCCTGACATCTTCCTGTTCGGCCGGCGGCGTGGCCTGCGCCGCACGCAGTTCGAGCATGAGCGAGGCCAGACGCTGCTGGGTTCCGTCGTGCAGATCACGTTCGATGAGACGGCGGGTCGCGTCGGCGGCGGCGAGGACCCGGGCGCGGGAGGCTCGCAGCTTGTCGTCGCTGTCGGCGTTCGCGATGGCGGTGGCCACCAGGTCGGTGAAGTCGAGCAGGCGCTTCTCGGTGTCCTGGGGTGCCGGCTCGGACGTCGACCCGGCGATCACCGACCCCCACAGGCGCCCGCCGACCGTGATGGGGCAGCCGACGGCGGATTTGATCCCCATGTCGCGTATCGCGGTGAGAACCTCGCCGTCGCCTTCGGTGGCCTCGATGGCGTCCATGCGCCCAGGTGCCTTCGTACGCGCCAGGAGTTCCGCGGGAGTCCCCTTCTCCAGCGGCCAGCGCATACCGAGGGGAATCGTGGAGTTCCAGACGCCGACCGTGGTCGCGACGGCGTCCGGCTCATAGCGGAACACCGCCGTGTTCGATCCCTCCCCCAGGATCTGTCCCACCTCGCGTGCGACCGCACCGAAGATCTCCCCCGGCGGCGCACCATGCGCGACGAGCGTCGCCAGGCGCCGCAACGCCGCCTGTTCGTCCATGATCCGTTGGCGTACCCGTGCCGCTTGGAGCAGCACCTCCATGGAGGGCACCACACGCTCGCCCAGACGCCGCAGCGTCGCCCGCGGCAGCCCGGTGGGGACGAGGATCGAGGCCACCTCGGCGCCGTCGTCACGCAGCGGGAATGCCACGTACTGCTCGTCATCGGGGGCCGCGCCGAGCCGGATCGCCGCGGACGGCAGCTTCAGGGCGCGGGCCAGATGTTTCGCGGCGGCCGGCTGCGCGGCCTTCAGATCCGGCGCGTACAGCAGGATGCGGGCCAGTTCGGCGGAAAGATCGGCCTCCGCGCGTGCGTCGACCTCGACGGCCAGGGAGCGGGCCAGCTTGGAGATCGAACCGGCCAGCAGCGTGACGGCGAGGAAGACCGCGAGCACCGTCCAGCTCTCGGCCTTGTCGAGTGTCAGGCTCGCGACCGGCGGGATGAGGAAATAGTCCAGGGCGATGGTGCTGACCAGCGCGGTCGCCATCCCGAGCCACAGACCCCACACGGACGCGACCGTCACGACGCCCAGCAGATACAAGATCCCCAGCGAGCGCACCGGTGTGATCTGCTGGAGCAGCTCGCCAAGAAGCGTCTCCGCCACGACGCACAGGAGGGCTACCAGGATCCCCAGTGCGAGGGGCGGGCGCGTTCTGCGCTGCACGAGCGCCAGCAGGCCCAGGGGCATGACTCCATCGTGAGATCGAAGGCGGGCGGCGTCATGCAAGCCACCCACTACCCCCGCGTACCCGCTAACCCCCAAACGGTCGGCCACGGACGAGGCGGGGCCCGGACCGAGGACTTCGAGACAGGTCTTAGCCGACGAACAGGTAGTCGGCCTGGTACGGCACGGCCGCGGTCGGTGTGCGCTGCGGGTCGCATGTTCCCGTCGGCGCCGTCCCGCGTACCGTGTTGAGCCGCAGCACCTCGGCGACGTGGGCGAGTCTGCCGTGCGCGGCGCCCGTCTGGGTGGCCTGGAGGTCCAGCTCGGGGATGTTGTCCGGTCCGTTCGGGGTCTTGAGGATGATCTTCCCCGTCACCGAGGTGCCATCCGGGGCGACCCACTGCGGCGGGCCGTCGACGGGCTGCACGAAGGAGTGCCGGATGCCGCCCCGCAGCCGCGCCGCGACGTCGCGCTGGGTGAAGGCGAACGTGCCGTCCGCCTGCTGGGTGCAGGCGTAGATCTGCGAACCCTGGACCACGGGGGCGACGTCGATGGACGGGCCGCCCTGGCGGACCGGCTGGCTGAGCCTGTGCAGCTGACCGCGGACGGCGCCTCCGGGGAACTGCCGGGTGTCGAGGTTCGCGTAGAAGGAGCCGGGATCGGCGACGAGCGCGGTCAGCAACGCCGTGTCGTTCACCCGCACCGAGCCGCTCGCCGTGTCGCCGGACCGCGTCGAGGAGAACAGCTCGATCTTCAGGTCGCCGTCGACGCCCGGCCCGCCCGCGTAAATGTGCGCCTCGGTCGGCGCCGAGATGCCCTGCCACCGCACCGAGTAGGAGACCTTCGAGCCGTCGATCTCGACCACCTCGAGCGCCCGGCCGTCCGGGTCGTTCACCGCGCCCCTGGCGCTGGGCACCTCGTTGCGGCCCAGCAGGCTCGACACGAGGTGCACGGTGTCCGCCGAGGGGGACGCCTGCGACGCGGAGGCCGATGCGTGCACAGCCGCGGTCGCCCCCGTGCCGGCCACGACGACGGCGCCGGTCAGAATGAGCCTCTTGCTGAACATCAGATCACCTTCGGCTAGGGAGGGTGCTTGCCCGTTCAGCAAGGCAGTACGGCCGGGCGCAGCGGACGGTTCAACGGCCTTGAAGACCGTGCGAACCGGGACCCGCAGGGGCTCTTCGTCCCGGCTACTCGGTGAGCTTCCGTATCGCGCTCAGCGTGCGCTCACCGCCCGGGTCGCCCCCGGTCACCGGCACCACCGCGATCTCGTCGACGCCCGCGTCGGCGTACGCGGCCAGCCGCGCGCGTACGGCGGCGGCGTCGCCGGCCAGCCCGATCGTGCCGGCCAGCTCGAGCGGCAGGGCCGTGAGCAGCTCCCGCGGCGCGGTGCCGCCGCGCGCCAGCCTCACCGCGTCGGAGAACCCCGCCTCGGCGAGGTTGTCGGCGAAGCCCGGCGCGCTGAGGTAGGGAACGAGACCCCAGATCAGCTGCGCGTACGACTCGGGTACCGGATCGACGGCGGCCGGCATCCAGGCCGCCAGCCGCGGCGCTCGACGGCCGGCCTTCTTCGCCGCCGCGGCGAGCTTGTCCTTCAGCACGGCGGCCTGCTGCGGGGTGACGAGGTTGATCACCATCCGGTCGGCGTGCCGGGCCGCCGTCGCGATGGCGCGGTCGCCGAGCGCCGCCACGGTCAGCGGGCCCTCAGGCGGTCCCAGGCGCAGCCGGAAGCCGCTGCCGCCGGCCGCCTTGCCAGAGCGGCCCGTACGGCCGCCGCCGAGCAGTGTGGCCACCGCCCGCGCGCTCTCCTCCAGCGCGGCGGCGGAGCGGCCACGCGACCTGCCGTGCCACTCCTCGACGAGTGTGGGGTTCGAGGTGCCCAGCGCGACGCCGATCCGGCGGCGGGTGAGCGCCGTCACCGAGGCCGCTCCCATGGCGATCATGGCCGGGTCGCGGACGTTCACCGGGATCGGGCCGACCGTCATCGTGATCTTGTCGGTCGCCAGTCCGATCGCGGTCGCGAGCGCGAAGGCGTCCCAGGTGCCCGTCTCCCCGATCCACAGCTCACTGAAGCCCAGCCGGTCGGCGAGCACCGCGGTGTGCAGCCCCTCCTCCGGAGGACGATCGAGCCACATCCCGACAACGGCACTGATTTCCATACGCCCATCGAAGCAGAACCGTCAGGGTGCCGTGTCCGCATGTACGATGCCCGTGCGGCCCGGCCCGCTCATGGCGATCCGCTGGGTTACGGGATGCCGCAGGTAGCACCGCGACCAGACCCGCATAGAGTTGTGCGCGTGGCTGAAGAGGCGTGGAAGGTAGAACCGTCCGGTCCGCTGCGTGGCGACATCCACGTACGCGGCTCGAAGAACGCCGTGACGAAGCACATGGTCGCGGCCATGCTCGGCGAGGGCGAGAGTACGATCCGCAACGCGCCCGAGGTGGGTGACGTCGAGATCACCGGGGCGATGCTCCAAGCGCTCGGGCACGCCGTCACGCGCGACGGGTCGCACATCAGGATCGCGCCCGGCCCGGTGGCCGAGCCGCGGGTGCCCGAGGCGTTCACCGGGCTCAACCGCATCCCGATCCTCATGGTGGGCCCGCTGCTGCACCTGGCGGGCGAGGCCTTCGTGCCGCTCGTCGGCGGCGACCCGATCGGCCGCCGCCCGGTCGACTTCCACGTCGAGGCACTGCGTGCCATGGGCGCCGAGGTCGAGGTCGGCGACACCGGCATCTCCGCTCGCGCCACCCGCCTGCACGGCGCCCGCATCGACCTTCCGTACCCGAGCGTCGGCGCCACCGAGACCGTGCTGATGTCGGCGGTGCTGGCGGAGGGCAAGACGGTGCTGCGCGGTGCCGCGATGGAGCCGGAGGTCGTCGAGCTGGCCCTGTTCCTGCAGCGCATGGGCGCGCAGATCGAGCTGAGCCCCGACCGCCGCATCGTCATCGAGGGCGTGAAGAAGCTCAAGGGCGCCTCCACCCGGCTCGCCGGCGACCGCCTCGAGGCGTTCTCCTACCTGGTGGCCGGTCTCATCACCGGCGGCGAGGTGCGCGTGCACGGCTGCTCGCAGGACCGCCTGGTCACCGCCATCACCACGCTCGCGCGGATGGGCGCCCGGTTCGAGATCACCGATGAGTGGATCACCGCGTCGGCGCCGGACGGGCTGCGCCCGGCGGCGGTGCACACCGACACCCATCCGGGGTACATGACCGACTGGCAGCAGCCGCTGATGGTCCTGTTCACGCAGGCCGAGGGCATGTCGGTGCTGCACGAGACGGTGTTCGAGAACCGCCTCGTCTACGTCCCGGCGCTGAAGAAGATGGGCTGTGAGATCGAGACCTTCAACGCCTGCCTGGGCGGCCCGGCCTGCCGGTTCCACGACAGCAACTCGGTGCACTCGGCCGTGGTCCGTGGCGTCTCCAAGCTGACCGGCGCCGACGTGACCATGCCGGACGTACGCGCCGGCTTCTCCGCGGTCCTCGCGGCGGCGGCGGCGGACGGCCCGTCGACCCTGCGCGGCGTGCACCACATCGAGCGCGGCTACCACCGCCCGGCCGAGCAGTTCGTCTCGCTGGGCCTGAGCCTTCACAGCGAGACGGTCTGACCGGAGCCCGCCAGAGCGACGGAAGGGCGTTCAGCGCCGCCGGCTCGCGTGACGGGCGCCGGGCAGTCTCTCCACGACCCGGCGGAGCCTGGACGGGGACCGCGCCGGGCCGATGCGGATGCTCAGGTTGCCGTTGACCGTGCGGTACGGCTCCAGACGCCCGCGGGCGGGCAGGTTCGCGGCGTAGCCGGCGAGGCGGCGCTCGTACGTCCAGCCGCCCCCGTCGATGCGCCCGACCAGGTCCCAGGTGCCGTCCGTCAGCTCCGGGAGCACGTCCAGGTCGACCAGGGCCTCCGCGGACATGACGCCGTCGGAGAGACGTTCGCGGGTGATCGTCAGCGGGAAGTCCGCGTTGTCCGACCGCCGGCGGATGTAGAGGTCAAGCAGCCATGGACGGTCGTTGACCTGCAGGACCTCGGCGGGCATGTCCAGCGGTATCGGAGGCTCCCACCGCTCGTCCGTGAACCGCAGGGGCGTCCCGTCGCGGTAGGTGAACCGGGCGGTGAAGCGCACCGCGAGCCGGTCGCCACGCCATCGCGTACCGTCCAGGACGGCCTCCAGCGCGATGTCGCGTTCGGCCGCCATGAGGCGGAACAGCGTCTCGTGGGCGTCGGCGCGAAGGAGCCTTGATCGCACCCGCATGCGTCCGGCGAGCAGGCTTTCGACGTCCGTGCCGAAGCGTTCGGCCATGATCCGCCGCGCCTCGTCGTAGAAGGCCCGGCGGTAGTCCGCCGGTGCGTCCAGGAAACTCGCGTCACCGAAGCGCTTGAGGACCTTCCCGCGGTACCAGTGCGCGTAGTACCGGTCGCGTACCGGTCCCGGCTCGACGTGCTCGTCGACGATGTCGAGCACCTCACGGAGCATGGCGAGGTAGTGGACGGGCTCGGGGAGGTTGCGGGAGTAGCTGCCGGGCCGCTTCACCCAGTGACAGCACGGGTAGTCCGCGACCACCGAGATCGTGTGGGCGTCGAAGTACGCCTTGAGCACGAACCGGTGGTCCTCCAGGCGTACCGGGCCCTCGGGGAAGCGGATCTTGTGCTCGGTCAGGAAGGAGCGGCGGAACATCTTGTGCGGCGTGAGGATGCCCAGCAGGGCGTCCTCCAGCACGTCGGCGCGGTCGTGGTTCACCTTGAACATGAGCCGGGGCACCCGGCGCCCGTGCCCGATCATCTTGCCGATCACGATGTCGGAGTCGTTGCGGAGCGCCATGGCGTGCATGCGCTCCAGCGCCTCCTCCCCGAGCCAGTCGTCATCGTCGAGGAAGTAGACGTAGTCGCCGCGCGCGGCGTCGATGCCGGCGTTGCGCGGGCCGCCCGGGCCGCCGCTGGGCGGCAGGTGGATCACGCGGACGCGCTCGTCCCGCGCCGCCAGCTCGTCCAGGCGCTTCTCGGTGCCGTCGCTGGAGCCGTCGTCGGCGAAGATCACCTCGTAGTCGTCCATGGTCTGGGACAGCACCGACCGGGCGCACTGGTCCAGGTCCTCGCCGGTGTTGTAGACGGGGATGATGACGCTGACCTTCACCGCGTCAGCTCCAGGGCCGCCCGTACCGCGGGCGCGAGCCGATGATGATCGGCCGGGTCCACGAACATCCACTCGTCGATCTCCCCCGTGGCGGTCAGTTCGCCGTGATATTCGGCCGTGTAGCAGGCCATACGTACGCGTGTGCCGGGCGGCTGGTCGTGCGCGGGTGCCTCGACCACGCCGATCCCGCGAAAGCTCGCCTGGTCCAGCCGGACGCCGAGCTCCTCGTCCACCTCGCGCGAGAGCGCGGTCCAGTCGTCCTCGCCCGCCTCTCGCTTTCCACCGGGCAGGTAGAGCAGGTCACGGGAGCGGGCCCGTACGGCCAGCAGCCGGCCCCCGGACACGTGCACCCAGCCAACGACATCAAGCACAAGATCCATCCTGCCAGCGGTCGGTGCGGGGCGCCGCCACAGGGGCGGCGCGCCCGGCGCGATCAGTGCAGCGCACTGCCCTTGGTCCAGTCGGTCCAGGACATCTGCCAGTAGCCGAACCCGTTGTCGGGCTCCAGGTCGCGGTCGGTGCCGCTGACGTTGACGATGTCGCCGCGGCGTGACAGGGCGTAGAACCACTTGGCGAACG belongs to Actinoallomurus bryophytorum and includes:
- a CDS encoding DUF4118 domain-containing protein, whose protein sequence is MPLGLLALVQRRTRPPLALGILVALLCVVAETLLGELLQQITPVRSLGILYLLGVVTVASVWGLWLGMATALVSTIALDYFLIPPVASLTLDKAESWTVLAVFLAVTLLAGSISKLARSLAVEVDARAEADLSAELARILLYAPDLKAAQPAAAKHLARALKLPSAAIRLGAAPDDEQYVAFPLRDDGAEVASILVPTGLPRATLRRLGERVVPSMEVLLQAARVRQRIMDEQAALRRLATLVAHGAPPGEIFGAVAREVGQILGEGSNTAVFRYEPDAVATTVGVWNSTIPLGMRWPLEKGTPAELLARTKAPGRMDAIEATEGDGEVLTAIRDMGIKSAVGCPITVGGRLWGSVIAGSTSEPAPQDTEKRLLDFTDLVATAIANADSDDKLRASRARVLAAADATRRLIERDLHDGTQQRLASLMLELRAAQATPPAEQEDVRELLHHTSQALDETLEDLRGIARGLHPALLSRRGLQPAVKALVRCSPIPVELTMCADGKLQQRFEATAYHVVAEALTNAAAHADASAVHVDVTVQGGTIRLSIRDDGKGGADPGRGSGLLGITDRVEALGGRLEIRSPAGGGTSLLAEIPIADD
- a CDS encoding CHRD domain-containing protein: MFSKRLILTGAVVVAGTGATAAVHASASASQASPSADTVHLVSSLLGRNEVPSARGAVNDPDGRALEVVEIDGSKVSYSVRWQGISAPTEAHIYAGGPGVDGDLKIELFSSTRSGDTASGSVRVNDTALLTALVADPGSFYANLDTRQFPGGAVRGQLHRLSQPVRQGGPSIDVAPVVQGSQIYACTQQADGTFAFTQRDVAARLRGGIRHSFVQPVDGPPQWVAPDGTSVTGKIILKTPNGPDNIPELDLQATQTGAAHGRLAHVAEVLRLNTVRGTAPTGTCDPQRTPTAAVPYQADYLFVG
- a CDS encoding LLM class F420-dependent oxidoreductase, which codes for MWLDRPPEEGLHTAVLADRLGFSELWIGETGTWDAFALATAIGLATDKITMTVGPIPVNVRDPAMIAMGAASVTALTRRRIGVALGTSNPTLVEEWHGRSRGRSAAALEESARAVATLLGGGRTGRSGKAAGGSGFRLRLGPPEGPLTVAALGDRAIATAARHADRMVINLVTPQQAAVLKDKLAAAAKKAGRRAPRLAAWMPAAVDPVPESYAQLIWGLVPYLSAPGFADNLAEAGFSDAVRLARGGTAPRELLTALPLELAGTIGLAGDAAAVRARLAAYADAGVDEIAVVPVTGGDPGGERTLSAIRKLTE
- the murA gene encoding UDP-N-acetylglucosamine 1-carboxyvinyltransferase codes for the protein MAEEAWKVEPSGPLRGDIHVRGSKNAVTKHMVAAMLGEGESTIRNAPEVGDVEITGAMLQALGHAVTRDGSHIRIAPGPVAEPRVPEAFTGLNRIPILMVGPLLHLAGEAFVPLVGGDPIGRRPVDFHVEALRAMGAEVEVGDTGISARATRLHGARIDLPYPSVGATETVLMSAVLAEGKTVLRGAAMEPEVVELALFLQRMGAQIELSPDRRIVIEGVKKLKGASTRLAGDRLEAFSYLVAGLITGGEVRVHGCSQDRLVTAITTLARMGARFEITDEWITASAPDGLRPAAVHTDTHPGYMTDWQQPLMVLFTQAEGMSVLHETVFENRLVYVPALKKMGCEIETFNACLGGPACRFHDSNSVHSAVVRGVSKLTGADVTMPDVRAGFSAVLAAAAADGPSTLRGVHHIERGYHRPAEQFVSLGLSLHSETV
- a CDS encoding glycosyltransferase family 2 protein, whose amino-acid sequence is MKVSVIIPVYNTGEDLDQCARSVLSQTMDDYEVIFADDGSSDGTEKRLDELAARDERVRVIHLPPSGGPGGPRNAGIDAARGDYVYFLDDDDWLGEEALERMHAMALRNDSDIVIGKMIGHGRRVPRLMFKVNHDRADVLEDALLGILTPHKMFRRSFLTEHKIRFPEGPVRLEDHRFVLKAYFDAHTISVVADYPCCHWVKRPGSYSRNLPEPVHYLAMLREVLDIVDEHVEPGPVRDRYYAHWYRGKVLKRFGDASFLDAPADYRRAFYDEARRIMAERFGTDVESLLAGRMRVRSRLLRADAHETLFRLMAAERDIALEAVLDGTRWRGDRLAVRFTARFTYRDGTPLRFTDERWEPPIPLDMPAEVLQVNDRPWLLDLYIRRRSDNADFPLTITRERLSDGVMSAEALVDLDVLPELTDGTWDLVGRIDGGGWTYERRLAGYAANLPARGRLEPYRTVNGNLSIRIGPARSPSRLRRVVERLPGARHASRRR
- a CDS encoding NUDIX hydrolase, with product MDLVLDVVGWVHVSGGRLLAVRARSRDLLYLPGGKREAGEDDWTALSREVDEELGVRLDQASFRGIGVVEAPAHDQPPGTRVRMACYTAEYHGELTATGEIDEWMFVDPADHHRLAPAVRAALELTR